In Pajaroellobacter abortibovis, the following are encoded in one genomic region:
- the alaS gene encoding alanine--tRNA ligase: protein MAVTVSTSAELRTAFLNFFRSQDHHICPSAPLVHSHDPTLMFTNAGMVPFKNVFVGKEPPLFKRVSSCQKCIRISGKHNDLENVGITPRHHTFFEMLGNFSFGDYFKEETIVFAWELLTKVCALPPERLMVTVFKGDSQIGLGPDREAQEIWKKVTGFSENKIVGLGLEDNFWQMGEMGPCGPCSEIYFFLGDDPDLGLFGAELDSRGRGWVEIWNLVFMQFERSFQDVVEGGKLVLKRLPAPCVDTGAGLERLAAVVQGVRSDYDTDILRALIRTAADVTKRPYRGGQSENDIALRVIADHARTAAFLIAEGVFPDRSGREYVLRRVMRRAIRYGHRMGIRFPFFHHVTRSVVQMMGQDYPELVERSQLIEEVVTQEETRFRETLERGLKLFEEEVIEIGEQGAPVLSGKVIFKLYDTYGFPYDLTKLMASERGIGLDEQGFREELEAQRKLSEGSKVGERAIDEVWREVLTQVTASFQQGVYFTGYDSEEGEACVLALVAGGRRVDSLVEGEEAALIVDKTPFYGESGGQVGDRGQVSREESSFLFEVEDTQKPLSGLIVQWGKVKSGKVQVGERVSLRVDPARRRAIQRHHSATHLLHWALRHILGDRATQKGSWVGSERLRFDFAYGKALTHEQLAQVEKLVNRKILDAAPVTTEILSMEQAKAKRAIAIFEEKYGDRVRVVGMTGDSIELCGGTHVRSLGEIGFFKIISERGVAAGVRRIEAVAGEHALAYIQQMEGRILSLACLFRSTPDEKVVSKAEKLLEHNRRLEREISELRRSVALMQTSCGGDSNQSGIESMLVNARTIQGGKALAVRTSIAHSATLRELAERVRDKLGESAVLVSGTNGNKVSLVLVVSPSLTSRYRAGEMIKPVAQMVGGSGGGRVDMAQARGVDVEKLDEAFERFYMELQSF from the coding sequence GTGGCTGTAACAGTTTCGACCAGTGCGGAACTACGCACTGCCTTCTTAAATTTTTTTCGATCGCAAGATCATCATATTTGTCCCAGTGCTCCTCTTGTACATTCTCATGATCCTACGCTAATGTTTACCAATGCGGGGATGGTCCCCTTCAAAAATGTGTTTGTGGGGAAAGAGCCTCCTCTTTTTAAACGTGTTTCGTCTTGTCAAAAGTGCATCCGAATCTCTGGTAAGCACAATGATCTTGAGAATGTGGGGATAACACCACGGCATCACACTTTTTTTGAGATGCTGGGAAACTTCAGTTTTGGGGATTACTTTAAAGAGGAGACGATCGTCTTTGCATGGGAGTTACTAACAAAAGTCTGTGCGCTACCTCCAGAGCGGTTGATGGTCACTGTGTTCAAAGGGGATTCTCAGATTGGGTTAGGGCCTGATCGAGAAGCTCAAGAAATTTGGAAGAAGGTCACAGGATTTTCGGAAAACAAGATCGTTGGCCTTGGATTAGAAGATAATTTTTGGCAGATGGGGGAGATGGGTCCGTGCGGCCCTTGCTCTGAAATCTATTTTTTCCTTGGGGATGATCCCGATCTAGGTCTGTTTGGAGCAGAGCTCGATTCTCGAGGGCGAGGTTGGGTAGAAATCTGGAATCTTGTGTTTATGCAGTTTGAACGGTCTTTTCAAGATGTTGTAGAAGGAGGCAAATTAGTTCTCAAGCGTCTTCCTGCTCCTTGTGTTGACACGGGTGCGGGTTTGGAGCGCCTTGCTGCGGTAGTGCAAGGAGTGCGGAGCGACTACGATACGGATATTCTAAGAGCCCTGATCAGAACAGCGGCTGATGTGACCAAGAGACCCTATCGAGGGGGCCAATCCGAAAACGATATTGCTCTCCGTGTGATTGCCGATCATGCTCGTACGGCAGCTTTTCTGATTGCAGAAGGGGTTTTCCCGGATCGCAGTGGAAGAGAGTATGTCCTTCGACGTGTAATGCGTAGGGCCATTCGGTATGGTCATCGAATGGGGATCCGATTCCCATTCTTCCACCATGTTACGCGCTCTGTTGTTCAGATGATGGGTCAGGATTATCCAGAGCTGGTAGAGCGTTCTCAGTTGATTGAAGAAGTGGTTACACAAGAGGAAACCCGTTTTCGAGAAACTCTGGAGCGAGGGCTCAAGCTTTTTGAAGAAGAAGTGATCGAAATAGGGGAACAAGGGGCTCCTGTTCTCTCTGGAAAGGTAATTTTTAAACTGTATGATACCTATGGTTTCCCTTACGATCTCACCAAGTTAATGGCTAGTGAGCGTGGTATTGGATTGGATGAACAGGGATTCAGAGAAGAACTGGAAGCTCAGAGAAAGCTTAGTGAAGGCTCTAAAGTGGGAGAGAGAGCGATTGATGAAGTATGGAGGGAGGTGCTTACGCAAGTTACTGCTTCATTTCAGCAAGGTGTTTATTTTACAGGTTATGATAGCGAAGAAGGGGAAGCTTGCGTGCTTGCCCTTGTCGCAGGGGGACGGCGGGTCGATTCTCTTGTTGAAGGGGAAGAGGCGGCTTTGATTGTGGACAAAACACCGTTCTATGGTGAGTCAGGGGGCCAAGTGGGGGATCGTGGGCAGGTAAGCAGAGAGGAATCTTCCTTCTTATTTGAAGTGGAGGATACGCAAAAGCCGCTCAGTGGTCTTATTGTGCAGTGGGGGAAAGTCAAATCGGGGAAAGTTCAAGTGGGTGAACGTGTCTCGCTACGAGTGGATCCTGCGCGTCGGAGAGCGATTCAGCGCCATCACTCAGCAACGCATCTTCTTCATTGGGCGCTTCGACATATACTCGGCGATCGTGCAACTCAAAAAGGGTCGTGGGTTGGTTCGGAGCGGCTTCGTTTTGACTTTGCCTATGGAAAAGCGCTGACTCATGAACAACTTGCTCAAGTGGAAAAGTTAGTCAATCGCAAGATATTGGATGCAGCCCCTGTGACAACAGAAATCCTTTCTATGGAGCAAGCTAAGGCAAAAAGAGCGATTGCCATTTTTGAAGAAAAATATGGGGATCGTGTTCGAGTGGTCGGTATGACGGGTGATTCCATTGAATTGTGCGGTGGTACACATGTTCGATCCCTTGGAGAAATCGGTTTTTTTAAAATAATCAGTGAACGAGGCGTTGCAGCGGGTGTGAGGCGCATCGAAGCAGTGGCAGGTGAACATGCGCTTGCATATATCCAACAAATGGAAGGCAGGATCCTTTCGCTGGCCTGTTTATTTCGGAGTACTCCGGATGAAAAGGTAGTGAGTAAAGCAGAAAAGCTGTTGGAGCACAATCGAAGATTAGAACGAGAGATAAGTGAATTGCGTCGTTCGGTTGCACTGATGCAGACGTCGTGTGGAGGAGATTCAAATCAGTCGGGAATTGAATCGATGCTGGTCAATGCAAGGACAATCCAAGGCGGAAAAGCACTTGCTGTCCGTACCTCAATCGCACATTCTGCGACGCTTCGTGAGCTCGCAGAGAGGGTGCGGGATAAACTGGGAGAGAGTGCAGTGCTTGTGAGTGGCACAAATGGGAACAAGGTATCTCTAGTGCTAGTTGTCTCTCCTTCTTTGACTTCTCGTTACCGAGCAGGGGAGATGATCAAGCCGGTTGCACAAATGGTAGGTGGTTCTGGCGGTGGTCGGGTGGATATGGCTCAGGCAAGAGGGGTGGATGTTGAGAAATTGGATGAAGCTTTTGAGAGATTTTATATGGAATTGCAATCGTTTTAG